From the Tripterygium wilfordii isolate XIE 37 chromosome 6, ASM1340144v1, whole genome shotgun sequence genome, one window contains:
- the LOC119999891 gene encoding anthranilate phosphoribosyltransferase isoform X3 produces MKSLLNPEPSISSFSSIRTNKFPKFPISDTNSRLKFPVKDQNRSIGGNSRLKVKAVLDSSTIDQLGISVHDIRNPGISSTYRGSKLPKPNQTVLEAHARVCTGPTQTKPLTEEQAFKVLDTILRSVGGNLKDEEEVSRAQLGAFFAAMTIRANSFPEVTQWSQGERRAMNIFWPLLVRVLPHDLIFIADPEGSIMGAGSSIGPQYVGSGTNEMRLVGALREVLAGGHLGYEEVQGVLRDVLPLDVENGKSRVSESLLSAFLIGQRMNRETDRELKAYCLAFDNELGPPPVADVRSLTHYGEPYDGNTRYFRSTLFVAAVRSCYNESCLLHGVEWMPPKGGVTEEQMLKYMGANTSLSPIQAKELLEDEEVGFAYVSQRISQPSLYSLIGLREHIKKRPPLATTEKVQQFVRASGRESIVAGFYHEGFEEPLLMLMKRRGVHSGLVVKGEEGALSMTTRLRSVNASRGLPVNYCSGFRSSSVSSAIELDGVSRQTFSVEINAGDYGFEPTDTPRTDRSVLKNIELGLAALSGQKGPAYDRIVLNAGMVDHLLGCDGAQDAVVALERAREAIDSGKALKRLLNYIKVSHKV; encoded by the exons ATGAAATCTCTGCTCAATCCCGAACCTTCCATCTCGTCTTTCTCTTCCATTCGCACCAACAAGTTCCCGAAATTTCCCATTTCAGACACCAATTCACGCCTCAAGTTCCCTGTAAAAGATCAGAACCGTTCAATTGGAGGAAATTCTCGTTTGAAAGTGAAAGCCGTATTGGACTCGTCCACAATAGACCAGTTGGGGATCTCGGTACATGATATCAGAAATCCAGGGATTTCGTCTACGTACCGGGGCTCAAAGTTACCCAAGCCGAATCAAACGGTGCTGGAGGCGCATGCTAGGGTTTGCACCGGACCCACACAGACCAAGCCTCTCACCGAGGAGCAGGCTTTTAAGGTCCTGGACACCATCTTAAGATCAG TTGGGGGGAACCTCAAAGATGAGGAGGAGGTTTCTAGAGCACAGCTTGGGGCCTTTTTTGCAGCAATGACCATTCGTGCAAATTCATTTCCAGAAGTAACCCAATGGAGCCAAGGGGAAAGGCGTGCAATGAACATATTCTGGCCGCTTTTAGTTCGAGTTCTCCCACATGACCTGATCTTTATTGCTGATCCTGAGGGCTCAATTATGGGAGCTGGAAGTTCAATTGGCCCCCAATATGTTGGCAGTGGCACTAATGAAATGAGATTGGTTGGTGCCCTCAGAGAAGTTTTGGCAGGAGGTCACCTGGGATACGAAGAAGTCCAAGGTGTTCTGAGGGATGTGCTCCCATTGGATGTGGAAAATGGAAAATCCAGAGTAAGCGAGTCACTGTTATCAGCATTTTTAATTGGTCAAAGAATGAACAGGGAAACGGATCGTGAGCTAAAAGCATACTGCCTTGCATTTGATAATGAACTTG GTCCTCCTCCGGTTGCCGATGTTAGATCACTGACTCATTATGGTGAGCCTTACGATGGGAACACACGTTACTTTAGAAGCACATTGTTTGTTGCTGCTGTTAGATCCTGTTACAATGAATCTTGCTTGCTTCATGGTGTGGAATGGATGCCACCAAAG GGTGGTGTAACTGAAGAACAAATGCTGAAGTATATGGGAGCAAATACCAGCTTATCCCCCATACAGGCGAAAGAACTTCTAGAG GATGAGGAGGTTGGTTTTGCCTACGTAAGTCAGCGAATATCGCAGCCCTCGCT ATATTCATTAATTGGGTTAAGGGAGCATATAAAGAAACGTCCTCCATTGGCTACAACTGAAAAGGTTCAACAATTTGTGAGG GCTAGTGGGAGGGAATCTATTGTTGCAGGATTTTATCATGAAGGTTTTGAGGAGCCTCTACTGATGCTTATGAAAAGACGAGGTGTCCATTCTGGTCTCGTGGTGAAG GGTGAGGAAGGGGCACTATCAATGACAACAAGATTGCGGTCAGTTAATGCCTCAAGAGGACTTCCTGTGAACTACTGTTCAGGGTTTCGTTCGTCAAGCGTCTCATCTGCCATTGAACTTGATG GCGTTTCGCGTCAGACTTTTAGTGTTGAAATTAATGCTGGGGACTATGGGTTTGAACCCACTGATACTCCAAGAACAGATAGATCG GTTTTGAAAAACATAGAACTTGGGTTAGCAGCTCTTAGTGGACAGAAGGGACCAGCATATGATCGAATTGTCCTGAACGCTGGAATGGTGGATCACTTACTGGGATGTGATGGTGCACAAGATGCAGTTGTAGCGCTGGAAAGAGCAAGAGAAGCCATTGACAGTGGTAAGGCCCTTAAGAGGCTGTTGAATTACATAAAGGTCTCTCACAAAGTATAG
- the LOC119999892 gene encoding glutamate--glyoxylate aminotransferase 2 gives MAPKALDYESINENVKKVQYAVRGELYLRASELQKEGKKIIFTNVGNPHALGQKPLTFPRQVVALCQAPFLLDDPNVGLLFPADAIARAKHYLSMTSGGLGAYSDSRGLPGIRKEVAEFIGRRDGYPSDPELIFLTDGASKGVMQMLNAIIRGEGDGVLVPVPQYPLYSAAISLFGGSLVPYYLEETENWGLDIIDLRRSVSEARSRGITVRAMVIINPGNPTGQCLSVANLREILHFCYQENLVLLGDEVYQQNVYQDERPFISARKVLLDMGPPISNEIQLVSFHTVSKGYWGECGQRGGYFEMTNIPPKTVDEIYKVASISLSPNVPAQIFMGLMVNPLKPGEISYEQFVRESKGILESLRRRARMMTDGFNSCRNVVCNFTEGAMYSFPQIRLPPKAIEAAKKAGKVPDVFYCIKLVEATGISTVPGSGFGQKEGVFHLRTTILPAEEDMPAIMSSFKKFNDEFMEQYEDHTGYSRM, from the exons ATGGCACCTAAGGCATTAGACTATGAATCAATAAATGAAAATGTGAAGAAAGTTCAATACGCTGTAAGAGGCGAGTTGTATCTTCGAGCTTCTGAGCTTCAGAAGGAGGGAAAGAAG ATCATATTCACCAATGTTGGCAACCCTCATGCTCTGGGACAAAAGCCACTGACCTTCCCACGCCAG GTGGTTGCTCTGTGCCAAGCGCCATTTCTGCTAGACGATCCTAACGTAGGATTACTATTTCCAGCAGATGCAATTGCTAGAGCCAAACATTATCTTTCAATGACTTCTGGTGGCCTAG GTGCTTACAGTGACTCTCGAGGTCTGCCAGGTATTAGAAAGGAGGTGGCAGAATTCATTGGAAGACGTGACGGGTATCCAAG TGACCCTGAGCTCATATTTCTAACTGATGGTGCAAGCAAAGGTGTGATGCAGATGTTGAATGCTATCATCCGTGGGGAAGGTGATGGG GTTTTGGTTCCAGTGCCTCAGTACCCACTTTACTCAGCAGCAATATCTCTTTTTGGTGGTTCCCTTGTTCCATATTACTTAGAAGAGACAGAAAACTGGGGCCTTGATATTATTGATCTTCGCCGCTCGGTTTCAGAGGCTCGTTCCAGGGGGATAACT GTAAGAGCAATGGTGATCATCAACCCAGGCAACCCCACTGGTCAGTGTTTAAGTGTAGCTAACTTAAGAGAAATATTGCACTTCTGTTACCAAGAAAACTTGGTCTTACTTGGAGATGAAGTCTATCAGCAAAATGTATACCAGGATGAGCGCCCATTTATTAGTGCTAGAAAG GTTCTGTTAGATATGGGGCCTCCCATAAGCAATGAGATCCAGCTTGTTTCTTTCCATACGGTGTCTAAAGGATACTGGGGTGAATGTGGCCAGAGGGGTGGATATTTTGAGATGACCAACATTCCTCCAAAG ACAGTTGATGAAATATACAAAGTTGCATCAATATCACTCAGTCCAAATGTTCCAGCCCAGATATTT ATGGGTTTGATGGTCAACCCACTCAAACCTGGAGAAATTTCATATGAGCAGTTTGTTAGGGAAAG CAAAGGCATCCTTGAATCTTTGAGAAGAAGAGCAAGGATGATGACCGATGGATTCAACAGCTGCAGAAACGTAGTCTGCAATTTCACAGAAG GTGCAATGTATTCATTCCCCCAAATACGGTTGCCACCAAAAGCGATAGAGGCCGCCAAAAAGGCTGGAAAAGTTCCTGATGTTTTCTATTGTATCAAGCTTGTGGAAGCCACTGGCATTTCCACTGTGCCTGGTTCCGGATTTGGACAGAAAGAAGG GGTCTTCCATCTAAGGACTACGATTTTACCGGCTGAAGAGGACATGCCGGCGATCATGTCCAGTTTTAAGAAGTTCAACGATGAATTCATGGAGCAATACGAGGACCACACTGGCTATTCAAGGATGTAA
- the LOC119999489 gene encoding protein POOR HOMOLOGOUS SYNAPSIS 1-like isoform X3, with amino-acid sequence MAGSPVAIRDQWLVAFSRFFTFPSLTSTSSYLLLPLPKTRCGRKGTWISTSSPTASLQLLNCHFKSDVILTVSLQETVLEEHYVSKLHFSWPQITCVPGYPSRGSRAVFVSYKDSVGEIQKFALRFSTIQEAESFMNCLREIEPLSSDFRSVISSQSELVPSNKTPSRACEEELSVMNPLTAYSPQMEESLNLEVEQCSYKQETALNHNTAGTMSGLPPSFASFLTNCYPEINQAAAHPIVSEEVDLKSQIVKYMEDSSFQEMLTKVEKVISEMGDDLMLELPLA; translated from the exons ATGGCGGGCTCTCCGGTGGCCATTAGAGACCAGTGGCTTGTCGCATTCTCTCGCTTCTTCACCTTCCCCTCCCTCACCTCCACGAGTTCCtatctccttcttcctcttcctaaaACCCGTTGCGGCAGAAAAGGCACCTGGATATCCACCTCTTCTCCCACCGCTTCCCTTCAACTCCTCAACTGCCACTTCAAGTCCGACGTGATACTCACTGTCTCTCTCCAAGAGACTGTACTT GAGGAGCACTATGTCTCGAAGCTGCACTTCTCTTGGCCTCAGATAACATGTGTCCCTGGATATCCGTCAAGGGGTAGCAGAGCTGTCTTTGTGAGCTACAAAGATTCTGTTGGAGAG ATCCAGAAGTTTGCTTTGCGTTTTTCAACAATACAGGAAGCGGAGTCTTTTATGAATTGTTTGAGG GAAATTGAGCCTCTAAGTTCTGACTTTCGATCTGTAATTTCATCACAATCTGAATTAGTACCTTCTAACAAGACCCCTTCCAG AGCTTGTGAGGAGGAATTGAGCGTCATGAATCCTCTTACAGCCTATTCACCACAAATGGAAGAGAGCTTGAACCTTGAAGTTGAACAATGCTCATATAAACAGGAGACAGCTCTTAATCACAACACTGCAGGCACTATGTCAGGCTTACCTCCCAGCTTTGCATCATTTCTGACCAACTGCTACCCTGAGATCAACCAAG CTGCAGCCCATCCAATTGTGTCTGAGGAAGTTGATCTGAAATCTCAAATTGTG AAATATATGGAAGACTCTTCCTTTCAAG AAATGTTAACGAAAGTCGAGAAAGTTATCAGCGAAATGGGAGATGACTTGATGCTGGAATTGCCTTTGGCTTGA
- the LOC119999489 gene encoding protein POOR HOMOLOGOUS SYNAPSIS 1-like isoform X1 codes for MAGSPVAIRDQWLVAFSRFFTFPSLTSTSSYLLLPLPKTRCGRKGTWISTSSPTASLQLLNCHFKSDVILTVSLQETVLEEHYVSKLHFSWPQITCVPGYPSRGSRAVFVSYKDSVGEIQKFALRFSTIQEAESFMNCLRDVQEIEPLSSDFRSVISSQSELVPSNKTPSRACEEELSVMNPLTAYSPQMEESLNLEVEQCSYKQETALNHNTAGTMSGLPPSFASFLTNCYPEINQAAAHPIVSEEVDLKSQIVKYMEDSSFQEMLTKVEKVISEMGDDLMLELPLA; via the exons ATGGCGGGCTCTCCGGTGGCCATTAGAGACCAGTGGCTTGTCGCATTCTCTCGCTTCTTCACCTTCCCCTCCCTCACCTCCACGAGTTCCtatctccttcttcctcttcctaaaACCCGTTGCGGCAGAAAAGGCACCTGGATATCCACCTCTTCTCCCACCGCTTCCCTTCAACTCCTCAACTGCCACTTCAAGTCCGACGTGATACTCACTGTCTCTCTCCAAGAGACTGTACTT GAGGAGCACTATGTCTCGAAGCTGCACTTCTCTTGGCCTCAGATAACATGTGTCCCTGGATATCCGTCAAGGGGTAGCAGAGCTGTCTTTGTGAGCTACAAAGATTCTGTTGGAGAG ATCCAGAAGTTTGCTTTGCGTTTTTCAACAATACAGGAAGCGGAGTCTTTTATGAATTGTTTGAGG GATGTGCAGGAAATTGAGCCTCTAAGTTCTGACTTTCGATCTGTAATTTCATCACAATCTGAATTAGTACCTTCTAACAAGACCCCTTCCAG AGCTTGTGAGGAGGAATTGAGCGTCATGAATCCTCTTACAGCCTATTCACCACAAATGGAAGAGAGCTTGAACCTTGAAGTTGAACAATGCTCATATAAACAGGAGACAGCTCTTAATCACAACACTGCAGGCACTATGTCAGGCTTACCTCCCAGCTTTGCATCATTTCTGACCAACTGCTACCCTGAGATCAACCAAG CTGCAGCCCATCCAATTGTGTCTGAGGAAGTTGATCTGAAATCTCAAATTGTG AAATATATGGAAGACTCTTCCTTTCAAG AAATGTTAACGAAAGTCGAGAAAGTTATCAGCGAAATGGGAGATGACTTGATGCTGGAATTGCCTTTGGCTTGA
- the LOC119999489 gene encoding protein POOR HOMOLOGOUS SYNAPSIS 1-like isoform X2 yields MAGSPVAIRDQWLVAFSRFFTFPSLTSTSSYLLLPLPKTRCGRKGTWISTSSPTASLQLLNCHFKSDVILTVSLQETVLEEHYVSKLHFSWPQITCVPGYPSRGSRAVFVSYKDSVGEIQKFALRFSTIQEAESFMNCLRDVQEIEPLSSDFRSVISSQSELVPSNKTPSRACEEELSVMNPLTAYSPQMEESLNLEVEQCSYKQETALNHNTAGTMSGLPPSFASFLTNCYPEINQAHPIVSEEVDLKSQIVKYMEDSSFQEMLTKVEKVISEMGDDLMLELPLA; encoded by the exons ATGGCGGGCTCTCCGGTGGCCATTAGAGACCAGTGGCTTGTCGCATTCTCTCGCTTCTTCACCTTCCCCTCCCTCACCTCCACGAGTTCCtatctccttcttcctcttcctaaaACCCGTTGCGGCAGAAAAGGCACCTGGATATCCACCTCTTCTCCCACCGCTTCCCTTCAACTCCTCAACTGCCACTTCAAGTCCGACGTGATACTCACTGTCTCTCTCCAAGAGACTGTACTT GAGGAGCACTATGTCTCGAAGCTGCACTTCTCTTGGCCTCAGATAACATGTGTCCCTGGATATCCGTCAAGGGGTAGCAGAGCTGTCTTTGTGAGCTACAAAGATTCTGTTGGAGAG ATCCAGAAGTTTGCTTTGCGTTTTTCAACAATACAGGAAGCGGAGTCTTTTATGAATTGTTTGAGG GATGTGCAGGAAATTGAGCCTCTAAGTTCTGACTTTCGATCTGTAATTTCATCACAATCTGAATTAGTACCTTCTAACAAGACCCCTTCCAG AGCTTGTGAGGAGGAATTGAGCGTCATGAATCCTCTTACAGCCTATTCACCACAAATGGAAGAGAGCTTGAACCTTGAAGTTGAACAATGCTCATATAAACAGGAGACAGCTCTTAATCACAACACTGCAGGCACTATGTCAGGCTTACCTCCCAGCTTTGCATCATTTCTGACCAACTGCTACCCTGAGATCAACCAAG CCCATCCAATTGTGTCTGAGGAAGTTGATCTGAAATCTCAAATTGTG AAATATATGGAAGACTCTTCCTTTCAAG AAATGTTAACGAAAGTCGAGAAAGTTATCAGCGAAATGGGAGATGACTTGATGCTGGAATTGCCTTTGGCTTGA
- the LOC119999891 gene encoding anthranilate phosphoribosyltransferase isoform X2, whose translation MKSLLNPEPSISSFSSIRTNKFPKFPISDTNSRLKFPVKDQNRSIGGNSRLKVKAVLDSSTIDQLGISVHDIRNPGISSTYRGSKLPKPNQTVLEAHARVCTGPTQTKPLTEEQAFKVLDTILRSVGGNLKDEEEVSRAQLGAFFAAMTIRANSFPEVTQWSQGERRAMNIFWPLLVRVLPHDLIFIADPEGSIMGAGSSIGPQYVGSGTNEMRLVGALREVLAGGHLGYEEVQGVLRDVLPLDVENGKSRVSESLLSAFLIGQRMNRETDRELKAYCLAFDNELGPPPVADVRSLTHYGEPYDGNTRYFRSTLFVAAVRSCYNESCLLHGVEWMPPKGGVTEEQMLKYMGANTSLSPIQAKELLEDEEVGFAYVSQRISQPSLYSLIGLREHIKKRPPLATTEKVQQFVRASGRESIVAGFYHEGFEEPLLMLMKRRGVHSGLVVKGEEGALSMTTRLRSVNASRGLPVNYCSGFRSSSVSSAIELDAGVSRQTFSVEINAGDYGFEPTDTPRTDRSVLKNIELGLAALSGQKGPAYDRIVLNAGMVDHLLGCDGAQDAVVALERAREAIDSGKALKRLLNYIKVSHKV comes from the exons ATGAAATCTCTGCTCAATCCCGAACCTTCCATCTCGTCTTTCTCTTCCATTCGCACCAACAAGTTCCCGAAATTTCCCATTTCAGACACCAATTCACGCCTCAAGTTCCCTGTAAAAGATCAGAACCGTTCAATTGGAGGAAATTCTCGTTTGAAAGTGAAAGCCGTATTGGACTCGTCCACAATAGACCAGTTGGGGATCTCGGTACATGATATCAGAAATCCAGGGATTTCGTCTACGTACCGGGGCTCAAAGTTACCCAAGCCGAATCAAACGGTGCTGGAGGCGCATGCTAGGGTTTGCACCGGACCCACACAGACCAAGCCTCTCACCGAGGAGCAGGCTTTTAAGGTCCTGGACACCATCTTAAGATCAG TTGGGGGGAACCTCAAAGATGAGGAGGAGGTTTCTAGAGCACAGCTTGGGGCCTTTTTTGCAGCAATGACCATTCGTGCAAATTCATTTCCAGAAGTAACCCAATGGAGCCAAGGGGAAAGGCGTGCAATGAACATATTCTGGCCGCTTTTAGTTCGAGTTCTCCCACATGACCTGATCTTTATTGCTGATCCTGAGGGCTCAATTATGGGAGCTGGAAGTTCAATTGGCCCCCAATATGTTGGCAGTGGCACTAATGAAATGAGATTGGTTGGTGCCCTCAGAGAAGTTTTGGCAGGAGGTCACCTGGGATACGAAGAAGTCCAAGGTGTTCTGAGGGATGTGCTCCCATTGGATGTGGAAAATGGAAAATCCAGAGTAAGCGAGTCACTGTTATCAGCATTTTTAATTGGTCAAAGAATGAACAGGGAAACGGATCGTGAGCTAAAAGCATACTGCCTTGCATTTGATAATGAACTTG GTCCTCCTCCGGTTGCCGATGTTAGATCACTGACTCATTATGGTGAGCCTTACGATGGGAACACACGTTACTTTAGAAGCACATTGTTTGTTGCTGCTGTTAGATCCTGTTACAATGAATCTTGCTTGCTTCATGGTGTGGAATGGATGCCACCAAAG GGTGGTGTAACTGAAGAACAAATGCTGAAGTATATGGGAGCAAATACCAGCTTATCCCCCATACAGGCGAAAGAACTTCTAGAG GATGAGGAGGTTGGTTTTGCCTACGTAAGTCAGCGAATATCGCAGCCCTCGCT ATATTCATTAATTGGGTTAAGGGAGCATATAAAGAAACGTCCTCCATTGGCTACAACTGAAAAGGTTCAACAATTTGTGAGG GCTAGTGGGAGGGAATCTATTGTTGCAGGATTTTATCATGAAGGTTTTGAGGAGCCTCTACTGATGCTTATGAAAAGACGAGGTGTCCATTCTGGTCTCGTGGTGAAG GGTGAGGAAGGGGCACTATCAATGACAACAAGATTGCGGTCAGTTAATGCCTCAAGAGGACTTCCTGTGAACTACTGTTCAGGGTTTCGTTCGTCAAGCGTCTCATCTGCCATTGAACTTGATG CAGGCGTTTCGCGTCAGACTTTTAGTGTTGAAATTAATGCTGGGGACTATGGGTTTGAACCCACTGATACTCCAAGAACAGATAGATCG GTTTTGAAAAACATAGAACTTGGGTTAGCAGCTCTTAGTGGACAGAAGGGACCAGCATATGATCGAATTGTCCTGAACGCTGGAATGGTGGATCACTTACTGGGATGTGATGGTGCACAAGATGCAGTTGTAGCGCTGGAAAGAGCAAGAGAAGCCATTGACAGTGGTAAGGCCCTTAAGAGGCTGTTGAATTACATAAAGGTCTCTCACAAAGTATAG
- the LOC119999891 gene encoding anthranilate phosphoribosyltransferase isoform X1, translated as MKSLLNPEPSISSFSSIRTNKFPKFPISDTNSRLKFPVKDQNRSIGGNSRLKVKAVLDSSTIDQLGISVHDIRNPGISSTYRGSKLPKPNQTVLEAHARVCTGPTQTKPLTEEQAFKVLDTILRSVGGNLKDEEEVSRAQLGAFFAAMTIRANSFPEVTQWSQGERRAMNIFWPLLVRVLPHDLIFIADPEGSIMGAGSSIGPQYVGSGTNEMRLVGALREVLAGGHLGYEEVQGVLRDVLPLDVENGKSRVSESLLSAFLIGQRMNRETDRELKAYCLAFDNELGPPPVADVRSLTHYGEPYDGNTRYFRSTLFVAAVRSCYNESCLLHGVEWMPPKGGVTEEQMLKYMGANTSLSPIQAKELLEADEEVGFAYVSQRISQPSLYSLIGLREHIKKRPPLATTEKVQQFVRASGRESIVAGFYHEGFEEPLLMLMKRRGVHSGLVVKGEEGALSMTTRLRSVNASRGLPVNYCSGFRSSSVSSAIELDGVSRQTFSVEINAGDYGFEPTDTPRTDRSVLKNIELGLAALSGQKGPAYDRIVLNAGMVDHLLGCDGAQDAVVALERAREAIDSGKALKRLLNYIKVSHKV; from the exons ATGAAATCTCTGCTCAATCCCGAACCTTCCATCTCGTCTTTCTCTTCCATTCGCACCAACAAGTTCCCGAAATTTCCCATTTCAGACACCAATTCACGCCTCAAGTTCCCTGTAAAAGATCAGAACCGTTCAATTGGAGGAAATTCTCGTTTGAAAGTGAAAGCCGTATTGGACTCGTCCACAATAGACCAGTTGGGGATCTCGGTACATGATATCAGAAATCCAGGGATTTCGTCTACGTACCGGGGCTCAAAGTTACCCAAGCCGAATCAAACGGTGCTGGAGGCGCATGCTAGGGTTTGCACCGGACCCACACAGACCAAGCCTCTCACCGAGGAGCAGGCTTTTAAGGTCCTGGACACCATCTTAAGATCAG TTGGGGGGAACCTCAAAGATGAGGAGGAGGTTTCTAGAGCACAGCTTGGGGCCTTTTTTGCAGCAATGACCATTCGTGCAAATTCATTTCCAGAAGTAACCCAATGGAGCCAAGGGGAAAGGCGTGCAATGAACATATTCTGGCCGCTTTTAGTTCGAGTTCTCCCACATGACCTGATCTTTATTGCTGATCCTGAGGGCTCAATTATGGGAGCTGGAAGTTCAATTGGCCCCCAATATGTTGGCAGTGGCACTAATGAAATGAGATTGGTTGGTGCCCTCAGAGAAGTTTTGGCAGGAGGTCACCTGGGATACGAAGAAGTCCAAGGTGTTCTGAGGGATGTGCTCCCATTGGATGTGGAAAATGGAAAATCCAGAGTAAGCGAGTCACTGTTATCAGCATTTTTAATTGGTCAAAGAATGAACAGGGAAACGGATCGTGAGCTAAAAGCATACTGCCTTGCATTTGATAATGAACTTG GTCCTCCTCCGGTTGCCGATGTTAGATCACTGACTCATTATGGTGAGCCTTACGATGGGAACACACGTTACTTTAGAAGCACATTGTTTGTTGCTGCTGTTAGATCCTGTTACAATGAATCTTGCTTGCTTCATGGTGTGGAATGGATGCCACCAAAG GGTGGTGTAACTGAAGAACAAATGCTGAAGTATATGGGAGCAAATACCAGCTTATCCCCCATACAGGCGAAAGAACTTCTAGAGGCG GATGAGGAGGTTGGTTTTGCCTACGTAAGTCAGCGAATATCGCAGCCCTCGCT ATATTCATTAATTGGGTTAAGGGAGCATATAAAGAAACGTCCTCCATTGGCTACAACTGAAAAGGTTCAACAATTTGTGAGG GCTAGTGGGAGGGAATCTATTGTTGCAGGATTTTATCATGAAGGTTTTGAGGAGCCTCTACTGATGCTTATGAAAAGACGAGGTGTCCATTCTGGTCTCGTGGTGAAG GGTGAGGAAGGGGCACTATCAATGACAACAAGATTGCGGTCAGTTAATGCCTCAAGAGGACTTCCTGTGAACTACTGTTCAGGGTTTCGTTCGTCAAGCGTCTCATCTGCCATTGAACTTGATG GCGTTTCGCGTCAGACTTTTAGTGTTGAAATTAATGCTGGGGACTATGGGTTTGAACCCACTGATACTCCAAGAACAGATAGATCG GTTTTGAAAAACATAGAACTTGGGTTAGCAGCTCTTAGTGGACAGAAGGGACCAGCATATGATCGAATTGTCCTGAACGCTGGAATGGTGGATCACTTACTGGGATGTGATGGTGCACAAGATGCAGTTGTAGCGCTGGAAAGAGCAAGAGAAGCCATTGACAGTGGTAAGGCCCTTAAGAGGCTGTTGAATTACATAAAGGTCTCTCACAAAGTATAG
- the LOC119999391 gene encoding F-box protein At1g70590, translated as MRQPTLPNRSDGSRLSALPCWRYNSVKQEHRSSRHKSKVPIKTTTNNFFLTSSISEDRDFSALPFDLLTKIAASFTLPDLQAASLVCRSWRDALCPLREAMVLLRWGKRFKHGKGGVRPNTEKALESFLKGAARGSTLAMVDAGLMYWESGKREEAAALYRRAAELGDPAGQCNLGISYLQGQPPNPKEAIKWLYLASVAGHVRAQYQLALCLHQGSGVDLNLQEAARWYLKAAEGGYTRAMYNIALCYEVGEGLGRSHRLARKWMKRAADRGHTKAQFEHGLCLFSEGELMTAVVYLELASRGGESAAVNVENIILQQLSAASRDRAMFLADSWHALPSCR; from the exons ATGAGGCAGCCAACATTGCCGAATAGATCAGACGGCTCTCGGTTGTCAGCTCTTCCGTGTTGGAGATACAACAGTGTAAAACAGGAGCACCGCTCCAGTCGACACAAATCTAAAGTTCCGATTAAGACGACCACAAACAATTTCTTCTTGACATCGTCGATATCGGAAGATCGAGATTTCTCCGCTCTCCCATTCGACTTATTAACGAAGATCGCGGCATCGTTCACGCTTCCTGACCTGCAAGCGGCGTCGTTGGTGTGCAGGTCGTGGAGGGACGCGCTCTGTCCTTTACGGGAGGCTATGGTGCTGCTGAGGTGGGGGAAGCGGTTCAAGCATGGGAAAGGTGGCGTGCGGCCCAACACGGAGAAGGCTCTGGAATCTTTCTTGAAAGGCGCCGCACGTGGCTCCACGCTAGCCATGGTTGATGCGGGCCTCATGTACTGGGAATCGGGGAAGCGAGAGGAGGCTGCTGCCTTGTATCGAAGAGCTGCTGAGCTTGGCGATCCAGCTGGACAGTGCAATTTGGGAATTTCTTACTTGCAag GTCAACCTCCAAACCCGAAAGAAGCTATAAAATGGTTGTATCTAGCTTCTGTTGCTGGCCATGTTCGAGCTCAATACCAGCTTGCACTTTGTCTGCATCAAGGCTCTGGAGTGGATCTTAATCTACAAGAAGCG GCTAGATGGTATTTAAAAGCTGCTGAAGGTGGGTATACACGTGCCATGTACAATATTGCTTTGTGCTATGAAGTCGGGGAAGGTTTGGGCCGCAGTCATCGACTAGCGAGGAAATGGATGAAGAGGGCAGCTGATCGTGGGCACACTAAAGCTCAATTTGAACATGGTCTTTGTCTATTTTCA GAAGGAGAGTTGATGACTGCAGTAGTATATCTGGAACTTGCTTCCCGGGGTGGCGAATCAGCAGCAGTTAATGTTGAGAACATAATTCTTCAGCAACTGTCGGCAGCTTCACGCGatcgtgccatgtttcttgCTGACAGTTGGCATGCTTTGCCTTCTTGTCGATGA